Proteins from a genomic interval of Panthera tigris isolate Pti1 chromosome A2, P.tigris_Pti1_mat1.1, whole genome shotgun sequence:
- the LPAR2 gene encoding lysophosphatidic acid receptor 2 — translation MVSMGQCYYNETIGFFYNNSGKELSSHWRPKDVVVVALGLTVSVLVLLTNLLVIAAIASNRRFHQPIYYLLGNLAAADLFAGVAYLFLMFHTGPRTARLSVEGWFVRQGLLDTSLTASVATLLAIAVERHRSVMAVQLHSRLPHGRVVMLIVGVWVAALGLGLLPAHFWHCLCALDRCSRMAPLLSRSYLAVWALSSLLVFLLMVAVYTRIFFYVRRRVQRMAEHVSCHPRYRETTLSLVKTVVIILGAFVVCWTPGQVVLLLDGLDCKSCNVLAVEKYFLLLAEANSLVNAVVYSCRDAEMRRTFRRLLCCLCLRRSTHESARYAPSTRTGASTRIMLPENGHPLMDSTL, via the exons ATGGTCAGCATGGGCCAGTGCTACTACAATGAGACCATCGGCTTCTTCTACAACAACAGTGGCAAGGAGCTCAGCTCCCACTGGCGGCCCAAGGATGTAGTTGTGGTGGCTCTGGGGCTGACCGTCAGCGTGCTGGTGCTGCTGACCAACCTGCTGGTGATCGCGGCCATCGCCTCCAACCGCCGCTTCCACCAGCCCATTTACTACCTGCTGGGCAACCTGGCTGCAGCTGACCTCTTTGCCGGTGTGGCCTACCTCTTCCTCATGTTCCACACGGGCCCTCGCACTGCGCGGCTCTCGGTGGAGGGCTGGTTTGTGCGGCAGGGCCTGCTGGACACAAGCCTGACGGCGTCAGTGGCCACGCTGCTGGCCATCGCTGTGGAGCGGCACCGCAGTGTGATGGCCGTGCAGCTGCACAGCCGCCTGCCCCATGGCCGAGTCGTCATGCTCATCGTGGGGGTGTGGGTGGCCGCgctgggcctggggctgctgCCCGCCCACTTCTGGCACTGCCTCTGTGCCCTGGACCGCTGCTCACGCATGGCCCCCCTGCTCAGCCGTTCCTACCTGGCCGTCTGGGCCCTGTCCAGCCTGCTTGTCTTCCTGCTCATGGTGGCTGTCTACACCCGCATTTTCTTCTATGTGAGGCGGAGGGTGCAGCGCATGGCAGAGCATGTCAGCTGCCACCCTCGCTACCGAGAGACCACACTCAGCCTGGTCAAGACCGTTGTCATCATTCTGG GGGCGTTCGTGGTCTGCTGGACGCCGGGCCAGGTGGTGCTGCTTCTGGACGGTCTGGACTGCAAGTCCTGCAATGTTCTGGCTGTGGAGAAGTATTTCCTCCTCTTGGCTGAGGCCAACTCACTGGTCAATGCCGTGGTGTACTCGTGCCGAGATGCTGAGATGCGCCGCACCTTCCGCCGCCTCCTCTGCTGTCTGTGCCTTCGCCGGTCCACGCACGAGTCTGCCCGCTACGCACCCTCCACCCGAACGGGTGCCAGCACTCGCATCATGCTTCCTGAGAATGGCCATCCCCTGATGGACTCCACCCTTTAG
- the LOC102967052 gene encoding GEM-interacting protein isoform X1: MDAAEPGLPPAPESRKRYSDIFRSLDNLEISLGNVTLEMLPGDPVLSGDPESDKTPTATETSETSLWSGLSLEGPAPLTGEELDLRLIRTKGGVDAALEYAKTWSRYAKELLAWTEKRASLELEFTKSIMKIAEAGKVAIHQQSHMPLQYIYTLFLEHDLSLGALAMETVAQQKRNFSQPLAAKRTEIEKWRKEFKEQWLKEQKRMNEAVQALRRAQQQYLQRSEDLWVRSQASPEDPAPQASPGPSKQQERRRRSREEAQAKAQEALVLYQACVREANARQQDLEATKQRIVSHVRKLVLQGDEVLRRVTLGLLGLRGAQAEHGPRAFSALAECCEPFEPGQRYQEYVRVLRPEAPPPPPPAFSFQEFVPTAHSSPLDTRKKLSGPLPPRLDESAAEAGPWDDVGTGCQGTPGPTPSSDVDSVGGSSESRSLDSPTSSPGPGTRRLVKVSSTGTESSDDFEERDPDLGDGLENGSGSPFRKWTLSGAAQTHRLRRLRGPAKCRECEAFMVSGIECEECFLTCHKRCLETLLILCGHKRLPARTALFGVDFLQLPRDFPEEVPFVITRCTAEIEQRALGVQGIYRISGSRVRVERLCQALENGRRLVDMSGNSPHDISSVLKRFLQELTDPVVPFHLYDAFISLAKTLHADPGHDPGTPSPSPEVICSLKTLLVQLPDSNYSTLRHLVAHLFRVAAQFEENKMSANNLGIVFGPTLLRPPDGPGAAGAGPVTCLLDSGHQAQLIEFLIVNYEQIFGMDDLPVATEPPPQDPSPAPGALTINPQPPPSYPASDPLPSVLTLDPNPDPDPHSILEKHPEATPPEIPVPQSDDREVADDTKEEGEEVSSQGPEDSLLGTQSRGHFSRQPVKYPRGGVRPVTHQLSSLALVASKLCEETLVTSVPRGSLRRRGPGPTASSPEGSPLRRTPLPKHFEITQETARLLSKLHGEAVPKATCCPDPQPEEVEDHL; this comes from the exons ATGGACGCAGCAGAGCCGG ggctacCCCCAGCTCCAGAGAGCAGGAAGAGGTACAGTGACATCTTCCGGAGCCTGGACAACCTCGAGATCTCACTGGGGAACGT GACCCTTGAGATGCTGCCTGGAGACCCCGTGCTTTCAGGAGACCCAGAGTCTGACAAGACCCCCACAGCCACTGAG ACCAGTGAAACCAGCCTTTGGAGTGGCCTCTCCCTGGAGGGCCCGGCACCCCTTACAG GGGAAGAATTGGACCTGCGGCTCATTCGGACCAAGGGGGGTGTGGATGCAGCTCTGGAGTATGCCAAGACCTGGAGCCGCTATGCCAAGGAGCTGCTGGCCTGGACCGAGAAGAGAGCCAGCCTTG AGCTAGAGTTTACCAAAAGCATCATGAAGATCGCCGAGGCTGGCAAGGTGGCGATCCACCAGCAG AGCCATATGCCACTGCAGTACATCTATACCCTGTTTCTGGAACATGACCTCAGCCTGGGAGCCCTGGCCATGGAAACAGTGGCCCAGCAGAAAAGAAATTTCTCCCAG cccctggcagccaaaCGAACTGAGATCGAGAAGTGGCGGAAGGAGTTTAAGGAGCAGTGGCTAAAAGAGCAGAAGCGGATG AATGAGGCGGTGCAGGCACTGCGGAGGGCCCAGCAACAGTACCTGCAGCGCAGCGAGGACCTGTGGGTTCGCTCCCAGGCGTCCCCTGAGGACCCGGCACCCCAGGCCTCGCCAGGACCCAGCAAACAGCAGGAGCGGCGGCGGCGATCACGAGAGGAGGCTCAGGCCAAG gCGCAGGAGGCCTTGGTGCTGTACCAGGCCTGTGTCCGTGAGGCCAACGCACGGCAGCAGGACCTGGAGGCCACCAAGCAGCGGATCGTGTCGCATGTGCGCAAGCTGGTGCTGCAGGGGGATGAAGTGCTGAGGCGG GTGACCCTGGGACTGTTAGGGCTTCGAGGGGCGCAAGCAGAGCATGGTCCCCGTGCCTTCTCTGCCCTGGCTGAGTGCTGTGAGCCCTTTGAGCCTGGCCAGCGCTACCAGGAGTACGTGAGGGTGCTGCGGCCCGAGGCCCCACCACCCCCGCCGCCTGCCTTCTCCTTCCAAGAGTTCGTGCCCACTGCACACAG CTCCCCTCTGGACACAAGAAAGAAGCTCTCTGGCCCCCTACCCCCACGGCTGGATGAGAGTGCGGCTGAGGCAGGCCCTTGGGATGATGTAGGCACAGGCTGCCAGG GGACTCCAGGCCCCACTCCAAGCAGCGACGTGGACAGCGTGGGTGGTAGCAGTGAGTCTCGGTCCCTGGACTCTCCCACTTCCAGCCCAG GCCCTGGCACAAGGCGGTTGGTGAAGGTGTCATCCACAGGCACCGAGTCCTCAGATGACTTTGAGGAGCGAGACCCTG ACCTGGGAGATGGGCTGGAGAACGGCTCAGGAAGCCCCTTCAGGAAGTGGACACTATCTGGCGCAGCCCAGACCCACCGACTGCGGCGGCTACGGGGCCCAGCCAAGTGCCGCGAGTGTGAAGCCTTCATGGTCAGCGGGATTGAGTGTGAGGAG TGCTTTCTGACCTGCCACAAGCGGTGCCTGGAGACTCTACTGATCCTCTGTGGACATAAGCGACTCCCCGCCCGGACTGCCCTCTTTGGGGTCGACTTCCTGCAGCTGCCCAGGGACTTCCCGGAGGAGGTGCCCTTTGTGATCACCAGGTGCACGGCCGAGATAGAACAGCGTGCCCTGGGTGTGCAG GGCATTTATCGGATCAGCGGGTCCCGGGTCCGCGTGGAGCGGCTATGCCAGGCTCTCGAGAATGGCCGAAGGTTGGTGGACATGTCAGGAAACTCCCCTCACGATATCTCGAGTGTCCTCAAGCGATTCCTCCAGGAG CTCACTGACCCCGTGGTCCCCTTCCACCTCTACGACGCCTTCATCTCTCTGGCTAAGACCCTGCATGCAGACCCTGGGCACGACCCTgggacccccagccccagccctgaggTTATCTGCTCGCTGAAGACCCTCTTGGTGCAGCTGCCTGACTCTAACTACAGCACCCTGCGGCACCTGGTGGCCCATCTGTTCAG GGTGGCTGCACAGTTTGAGGAAAACAAGATGTCTGCCAACAACCTGGGCATTGTGTTTGGGCCAACGCTGCTGCGGCCACCAGACGGTCCAGGGGCAGCTGGTGCTGGCCCTGTCACCTGCCTACTAGACTCTGGGCACCAGGCTCAGCTCATTGAGTTCCTCATTGTTAACTACGAGCAAATCTTTGGGATGGACGACCTCCCCGTGGCCACTGAGCCTCCACCCCAAGACCCCAGTCCAGCTCCTGGGGCTCTCACAATCAACCCCCAGCCACCACCCTCATACCCTGCCTCAGATCCCCTGCCCTCAGTCCTAACCTTGGACCCCAACCCAGACCCTGATCCCCACAGTATCTTGGAGAAGCATCCTGAAGCTACGCCTCCTGAG ATTCCAGTTCCACAGAGTGACGACAGAGAAGTGGCTGATGACaccaaagaggaaggagaggaag TGTCCAGCCAAGGTCCAGAGGACTCACTCCTGGGAACACAATCCCGTGGTCACTTCAGCCGCCAGCCAGTGAAATATCCCCGGGGCGGCGTTCGGCCAGTCACCCACCAGCTGTCCAGCTTGGCCCTGGTGGCTTCCAAATTGTGCGAGGAGACCCTTGTGACATCAGTGCCCCGAGGGAGCTTGCGGAGGAGGGGACCTGGCCCTACCGCCTCCTCCCCTGAGGGCAGCCCTCTGCGCCGCACCCCGCTGCCCAAGCATTTTGAGATCACCCAAGAGACAGCCCGGCTACTCTCCAAGCTACACGGTGAGGCTGTGCCCAAGGCCACCTGCTGCCCAGACCCCCAACCTGAGGAAGTCGAGGACCATCTCTGA
- the LOC102967052 gene encoding GEM-interacting protein isoform X2, with product MDAAEPGLPPAPESRKRYSDIFRSLDNLEISLGNVTLEMLPGDPVLSGDPESDKTPTATETSETSLWSGLSLEGPAPLTGEELDLRLIRTKGGVDAALEYAKTWSRYAKELLAWTEKRASLELEFTKSIMKIAEAGKVAIHQQSHMPLQYIYTLFLEHDLSLGALAMETVAQQKRNFSQNEAVQALRRAQQQYLQRSEDLWVRSQASPEDPAPQASPGPSKQQERRRRSREEAQAKAQEALVLYQACVREANARQQDLEATKQRIVSHVRKLVLQGDEVLRRVTLGLLGLRGAQAEHGPRAFSALAECCEPFEPGQRYQEYVRVLRPEAPPPPPPAFSFQEFVPTAHSSPLDTRKKLSGPLPPRLDESAAEAGPWDDVGTGCQGTPGPTPSSDVDSVGGSSESRSLDSPTSSPGPGTRRLVKVSSTGTESSDDFEERDPDLGDGLENGSGSPFRKWTLSGAAQTHRLRRLRGPAKCRECEAFMVSGIECEECFLTCHKRCLETLLILCGHKRLPARTALFGVDFLQLPRDFPEEVPFVITRCTAEIEQRALGVQGIYRISGSRVRVERLCQALENGRRLVDMSGNSPHDISSVLKRFLQELTDPVVPFHLYDAFISLAKTLHADPGHDPGTPSPSPEVICSLKTLLVQLPDSNYSTLRHLVAHLFRVAAQFEENKMSANNLGIVFGPTLLRPPDGPGAAGAGPVTCLLDSGHQAQLIEFLIVNYEQIFGMDDLPVATEPPPQDPSPAPGALTINPQPPPSYPASDPLPSVLTLDPNPDPDPHSILEKHPEATPPEIPVPQSDDREVADDTKEEGEEVSSQGPEDSLLGTQSRGHFSRQPVKYPRGGVRPVTHQLSSLALVASKLCEETLVTSVPRGSLRRRGPGPTASSPEGSPLRRTPLPKHFEITQETARLLSKLHGEAVPKATCCPDPQPEEVEDHL from the exons ATGGACGCAGCAGAGCCGG ggctacCCCCAGCTCCAGAGAGCAGGAAGAGGTACAGTGACATCTTCCGGAGCCTGGACAACCTCGAGATCTCACTGGGGAACGT GACCCTTGAGATGCTGCCTGGAGACCCCGTGCTTTCAGGAGACCCAGAGTCTGACAAGACCCCCACAGCCACTGAG ACCAGTGAAACCAGCCTTTGGAGTGGCCTCTCCCTGGAGGGCCCGGCACCCCTTACAG GGGAAGAATTGGACCTGCGGCTCATTCGGACCAAGGGGGGTGTGGATGCAGCTCTGGAGTATGCCAAGACCTGGAGCCGCTATGCCAAGGAGCTGCTGGCCTGGACCGAGAAGAGAGCCAGCCTTG AGCTAGAGTTTACCAAAAGCATCATGAAGATCGCCGAGGCTGGCAAGGTGGCGATCCACCAGCAG AGCCATATGCCACTGCAGTACATCTATACCCTGTTTCTGGAACATGACCTCAGCCTGGGAGCCCTGGCCATGGAAACAGTGGCCCAGCAGAAAAGAAATTTCTCCCAG AATGAGGCGGTGCAGGCACTGCGGAGGGCCCAGCAACAGTACCTGCAGCGCAGCGAGGACCTGTGGGTTCGCTCCCAGGCGTCCCCTGAGGACCCGGCACCCCAGGCCTCGCCAGGACCCAGCAAACAGCAGGAGCGGCGGCGGCGATCACGAGAGGAGGCTCAGGCCAAG gCGCAGGAGGCCTTGGTGCTGTACCAGGCCTGTGTCCGTGAGGCCAACGCACGGCAGCAGGACCTGGAGGCCACCAAGCAGCGGATCGTGTCGCATGTGCGCAAGCTGGTGCTGCAGGGGGATGAAGTGCTGAGGCGG GTGACCCTGGGACTGTTAGGGCTTCGAGGGGCGCAAGCAGAGCATGGTCCCCGTGCCTTCTCTGCCCTGGCTGAGTGCTGTGAGCCCTTTGAGCCTGGCCAGCGCTACCAGGAGTACGTGAGGGTGCTGCGGCCCGAGGCCCCACCACCCCCGCCGCCTGCCTTCTCCTTCCAAGAGTTCGTGCCCACTGCACACAG CTCCCCTCTGGACACAAGAAAGAAGCTCTCTGGCCCCCTACCCCCACGGCTGGATGAGAGTGCGGCTGAGGCAGGCCCTTGGGATGATGTAGGCACAGGCTGCCAGG GGACTCCAGGCCCCACTCCAAGCAGCGACGTGGACAGCGTGGGTGGTAGCAGTGAGTCTCGGTCCCTGGACTCTCCCACTTCCAGCCCAG GCCCTGGCACAAGGCGGTTGGTGAAGGTGTCATCCACAGGCACCGAGTCCTCAGATGACTTTGAGGAGCGAGACCCTG ACCTGGGAGATGGGCTGGAGAACGGCTCAGGAAGCCCCTTCAGGAAGTGGACACTATCTGGCGCAGCCCAGACCCACCGACTGCGGCGGCTACGGGGCCCAGCCAAGTGCCGCGAGTGTGAAGCCTTCATGGTCAGCGGGATTGAGTGTGAGGAG TGCTTTCTGACCTGCCACAAGCGGTGCCTGGAGACTCTACTGATCCTCTGTGGACATAAGCGACTCCCCGCCCGGACTGCCCTCTTTGGGGTCGACTTCCTGCAGCTGCCCAGGGACTTCCCGGAGGAGGTGCCCTTTGTGATCACCAGGTGCACGGCCGAGATAGAACAGCGTGCCCTGGGTGTGCAG GGCATTTATCGGATCAGCGGGTCCCGGGTCCGCGTGGAGCGGCTATGCCAGGCTCTCGAGAATGGCCGAAGGTTGGTGGACATGTCAGGAAACTCCCCTCACGATATCTCGAGTGTCCTCAAGCGATTCCTCCAGGAG CTCACTGACCCCGTGGTCCCCTTCCACCTCTACGACGCCTTCATCTCTCTGGCTAAGACCCTGCATGCAGACCCTGGGCACGACCCTgggacccccagccccagccctgaggTTATCTGCTCGCTGAAGACCCTCTTGGTGCAGCTGCCTGACTCTAACTACAGCACCCTGCGGCACCTGGTGGCCCATCTGTTCAG GGTGGCTGCACAGTTTGAGGAAAACAAGATGTCTGCCAACAACCTGGGCATTGTGTTTGGGCCAACGCTGCTGCGGCCACCAGACGGTCCAGGGGCAGCTGGTGCTGGCCCTGTCACCTGCCTACTAGACTCTGGGCACCAGGCTCAGCTCATTGAGTTCCTCATTGTTAACTACGAGCAAATCTTTGGGATGGACGACCTCCCCGTGGCCACTGAGCCTCCACCCCAAGACCCCAGTCCAGCTCCTGGGGCTCTCACAATCAACCCCCAGCCACCACCCTCATACCCTGCCTCAGATCCCCTGCCCTCAGTCCTAACCTTGGACCCCAACCCAGACCCTGATCCCCACAGTATCTTGGAGAAGCATCCTGAAGCTACGCCTCCTGAG ATTCCAGTTCCACAGAGTGACGACAGAGAAGTGGCTGATGACaccaaagaggaaggagaggaag TGTCCAGCCAAGGTCCAGAGGACTCACTCCTGGGAACACAATCCCGTGGTCACTTCAGCCGCCAGCCAGTGAAATATCCCCGGGGCGGCGTTCGGCCAGTCACCCACCAGCTGTCCAGCTTGGCCCTGGTGGCTTCCAAATTGTGCGAGGAGACCCTTGTGACATCAGTGCCCCGAGGGAGCTTGCGGAGGAGGGGACCTGGCCCTACCGCCTCCTCCCCTGAGGGCAGCCCTCTGCGCCGCACCCCGCTGCCCAAGCATTTTGAGATCACCCAAGAGACAGCCCGGCTACTCTCCAAGCTACACGGTGAGGCTGTGCCCAAGGCCACCTGCTGCCCAGACCCCCAACCTGAGGAAGTCGAGGACCATCTCTGA
- the LOC102967052 gene encoding GEM-interacting protein isoform X3 — protein sequence MLPGDPVLSGDPESDKTPTATETSETSLWSGLSLEGPAPLTGEELDLRLIRTKGGVDAALEYAKTWSRYAKELLAWTEKRASLELEFTKSIMKIAEAGKVAIHQQSHMPLQYIYTLFLEHDLSLGALAMETVAQQKRNFSQPLAAKRTEIEKWRKEFKEQWLKEQKRMNEAVQALRRAQQQYLQRSEDLWVRSQASPEDPAPQASPGPSKQQERRRRSREEAQAKAQEALVLYQACVREANARQQDLEATKQRIVSHVRKLVLQGDEVLRRVTLGLLGLRGAQAEHGPRAFSALAECCEPFEPGQRYQEYVRVLRPEAPPPPPPAFSFQEFVPTAHSSPLDTRKKLSGPLPPRLDESAAEAGPWDDVGTGCQGTPGPTPSSDVDSVGGSSESRSLDSPTSSPGPGTRRLVKVSSTGTESSDDFEERDPDLGDGLENGSGSPFRKWTLSGAAQTHRLRRLRGPAKCRECEAFMVSGIECEECFLTCHKRCLETLLILCGHKRLPARTALFGVDFLQLPRDFPEEVPFVITRCTAEIEQRALGVQGIYRISGSRVRVERLCQALENGRRLVDMSGNSPHDISSVLKRFLQELTDPVVPFHLYDAFISLAKTLHADPGHDPGTPSPSPEVICSLKTLLVQLPDSNYSTLRHLVAHLFRVAAQFEENKMSANNLGIVFGPTLLRPPDGPGAAGAGPVTCLLDSGHQAQLIEFLIVNYEQIFGMDDLPVATEPPPQDPSPAPGALTINPQPPPSYPASDPLPSVLTLDPNPDPDPHSILEKHPEATPPEIPVPQSDDREVADDTKEEGEEVSSQGPEDSLLGTQSRGHFSRQPVKYPRGGVRPVTHQLSSLALVASKLCEETLVTSVPRGSLRRRGPGPTASSPEGSPLRRTPLPKHFEITQETARLLSKLHGEAVPKATCCPDPQPEEVEDHL from the exons ATGCTGCCTGGAGACCCCGTGCTTTCAGGAGACCCAGAGTCTGACAAGACCCCCACAGCCACTGAG ACCAGTGAAACCAGCCTTTGGAGTGGCCTCTCCCTGGAGGGCCCGGCACCCCTTACAG GGGAAGAATTGGACCTGCGGCTCATTCGGACCAAGGGGGGTGTGGATGCAGCTCTGGAGTATGCCAAGACCTGGAGCCGCTATGCCAAGGAGCTGCTGGCCTGGACCGAGAAGAGAGCCAGCCTTG AGCTAGAGTTTACCAAAAGCATCATGAAGATCGCCGAGGCTGGCAAGGTGGCGATCCACCAGCAG AGCCATATGCCACTGCAGTACATCTATACCCTGTTTCTGGAACATGACCTCAGCCTGGGAGCCCTGGCCATGGAAACAGTGGCCCAGCAGAAAAGAAATTTCTCCCAG cccctggcagccaaaCGAACTGAGATCGAGAAGTGGCGGAAGGAGTTTAAGGAGCAGTGGCTAAAAGAGCAGAAGCGGATG AATGAGGCGGTGCAGGCACTGCGGAGGGCCCAGCAACAGTACCTGCAGCGCAGCGAGGACCTGTGGGTTCGCTCCCAGGCGTCCCCTGAGGACCCGGCACCCCAGGCCTCGCCAGGACCCAGCAAACAGCAGGAGCGGCGGCGGCGATCACGAGAGGAGGCTCAGGCCAAG gCGCAGGAGGCCTTGGTGCTGTACCAGGCCTGTGTCCGTGAGGCCAACGCACGGCAGCAGGACCTGGAGGCCACCAAGCAGCGGATCGTGTCGCATGTGCGCAAGCTGGTGCTGCAGGGGGATGAAGTGCTGAGGCGG GTGACCCTGGGACTGTTAGGGCTTCGAGGGGCGCAAGCAGAGCATGGTCCCCGTGCCTTCTCTGCCCTGGCTGAGTGCTGTGAGCCCTTTGAGCCTGGCCAGCGCTACCAGGAGTACGTGAGGGTGCTGCGGCCCGAGGCCCCACCACCCCCGCCGCCTGCCTTCTCCTTCCAAGAGTTCGTGCCCACTGCACACAG CTCCCCTCTGGACACAAGAAAGAAGCTCTCTGGCCCCCTACCCCCACGGCTGGATGAGAGTGCGGCTGAGGCAGGCCCTTGGGATGATGTAGGCACAGGCTGCCAGG GGACTCCAGGCCCCACTCCAAGCAGCGACGTGGACAGCGTGGGTGGTAGCAGTGAGTCTCGGTCCCTGGACTCTCCCACTTCCAGCCCAG GCCCTGGCACAAGGCGGTTGGTGAAGGTGTCATCCACAGGCACCGAGTCCTCAGATGACTTTGAGGAGCGAGACCCTG ACCTGGGAGATGGGCTGGAGAACGGCTCAGGAAGCCCCTTCAGGAAGTGGACACTATCTGGCGCAGCCCAGACCCACCGACTGCGGCGGCTACGGGGCCCAGCCAAGTGCCGCGAGTGTGAAGCCTTCATGGTCAGCGGGATTGAGTGTGAGGAG TGCTTTCTGACCTGCCACAAGCGGTGCCTGGAGACTCTACTGATCCTCTGTGGACATAAGCGACTCCCCGCCCGGACTGCCCTCTTTGGGGTCGACTTCCTGCAGCTGCCCAGGGACTTCCCGGAGGAGGTGCCCTTTGTGATCACCAGGTGCACGGCCGAGATAGAACAGCGTGCCCTGGGTGTGCAG GGCATTTATCGGATCAGCGGGTCCCGGGTCCGCGTGGAGCGGCTATGCCAGGCTCTCGAGAATGGCCGAAGGTTGGTGGACATGTCAGGAAACTCCCCTCACGATATCTCGAGTGTCCTCAAGCGATTCCTCCAGGAG CTCACTGACCCCGTGGTCCCCTTCCACCTCTACGACGCCTTCATCTCTCTGGCTAAGACCCTGCATGCAGACCCTGGGCACGACCCTgggacccccagccccagccctgaggTTATCTGCTCGCTGAAGACCCTCTTGGTGCAGCTGCCTGACTCTAACTACAGCACCCTGCGGCACCTGGTGGCCCATCTGTTCAG GGTGGCTGCACAGTTTGAGGAAAACAAGATGTCTGCCAACAACCTGGGCATTGTGTTTGGGCCAACGCTGCTGCGGCCACCAGACGGTCCAGGGGCAGCTGGTGCTGGCCCTGTCACCTGCCTACTAGACTCTGGGCACCAGGCTCAGCTCATTGAGTTCCTCATTGTTAACTACGAGCAAATCTTTGGGATGGACGACCTCCCCGTGGCCACTGAGCCTCCACCCCAAGACCCCAGTCCAGCTCCTGGGGCTCTCACAATCAACCCCCAGCCACCACCCTCATACCCTGCCTCAGATCCCCTGCCCTCAGTCCTAACCTTGGACCCCAACCCAGACCCTGATCCCCACAGTATCTTGGAGAAGCATCCTGAAGCTACGCCTCCTGAG ATTCCAGTTCCACAGAGTGACGACAGAGAAGTGGCTGATGACaccaaagaggaaggagaggaag TGTCCAGCCAAGGTCCAGAGGACTCACTCCTGGGAACACAATCCCGTGGTCACTTCAGCCGCCAGCCAGTGAAATATCCCCGGGGCGGCGTTCGGCCAGTCACCCACCAGCTGTCCAGCTTGGCCCTGGTGGCTTCCAAATTGTGCGAGGAGACCCTTGTGACATCAGTGCCCCGAGGGAGCTTGCGGAGGAGGGGACCTGGCCCTACCGCCTCCTCCCCTGAGGGCAGCCCTCTGCGCCGCACCCCGCTGCCCAAGCATTTTGAGATCACCCAAGAGACAGCCCGGCTACTCTCCAAGCTACACGGTGAGGCTGTGCCCAAGGCCACCTGCTGCCCAGACCCCCAACCTGAGGAAGTCGAGGACCATCTCTGA